A genomic region of Deltaproteobacteria bacterium contains the following coding sequences:
- a CDS encoding integrase core domain-containing protein, producing PRLNGKVERSHRTDQDEFYQLLTYTDDVDLNEKLATWENYYNLHRPHGGIKGQSPYEKLQVCIGA from the coding sequence ACCGAGACTTAACGGCAAGGTGGAGCGTTCTCATAGAACAGATCAAGATGAATTTTATCAGCTTTTGACATATACAGACGATGTAGATCTGAACGAAAAACTGGCCACGTGGGAAAACTATTATAATCTACATCGCCCTCATGGTGGCATCAAAGGACAGTCACCCTATGAAAAACTTCAAGTCTGCATAGGGGCCTGA
- a CDS encoding radical SAM protein: protein MRILLVVYDNDSYTHYFPLGLAYIAAVLKKEGHEISIYSQDKEHYPEEHLTWYLDNNHFDMIGIGVIGGYYQYRKLLKLSEAINMSKDRPFFVIGGHGPSPEPEYFLNKTGADAIVIGEGEMTMRELVKTIEEGRPLNRILGIAFRENEKIIVNERRPLIKDIDTIPWPAYELFPIDYYRLLRAPHTSPTDFLMPLLSGRGCIFKCNFCYRMDEGFRPRSAEAIVDEIKFLQQSYGITYIEFADELLMSSAKRTTELCEAFLTAKLKFKWFCSGRLNFAKLAVLKLMKRAGCVFINYGIEAMDDQILKNMNKYLTTEMVIKGIEATLDAGVSPGFNIIFGNIGENRDTLNKGVNFLLQYDDGAQRRTIRPVTPYPGSALYYYAIERGLLRDCEDFYENKHLNSDLLSVNFTELTDDEFHMALLEANTTLLRNYYQKQLDSVVQQVQDLYVKKDYNFRGFRQI, encoded by the coding sequence ATGAGAATTCTGTTAGTTGTTTATGATAATGATTCTTATACGCATTATTTCCCCCTTGGCCTTGCGTATATTGCAGCTGTTTTGAAAAAAGAGGGACATGAAATTTCTATATACAGCCAGGACAAGGAACATTATCCCGAAGAACATTTAACATGGTATTTGGATAATAACCATTTTGATATGATTGGCATTGGCGTCATCGGTGGATATTATCAATACCGTAAATTGTTGAAACTGTCTGAAGCAATCAATATGTCGAAAGATCGCCCATTCTTCGTCATTGGTGGACATGGACCTTCACCGGAGCCTGAATATTTTCTCAATAAAACAGGTGCTGATGCGATTGTTATTGGTGAAGGTGAGATGACGATGCGTGAGTTAGTTAAAACTATTGAAGAGGGTAGACCCTTAAACAGAATATTGGGTATTGCATTTAGGGAAAACGAAAAGATAATAGTGAATGAACGCCGGCCGCTCATCAAAGACATTGATACAATCCCTTGGCCTGCATATGAATTATTCCCTATTGATTATTATAGGCTCTTGCGTGCGCCTCATACGAGCCCGACGGATTTTTTGATGCCCCTTCTTTCCGGGCGTGGTTGTATATTTAAATGCAATTTCTGCTATCGCATGGATGAGGGTTTTAGGCCGCGTTCGGCTGAAGCTATTGTTGATGAAATTAAATTTCTTCAGCAAAGTTACGGGATAACATATATTGAATTTGCAGATGAGCTTTTGATGTCTTCGGCAAAGCGAACTACAGAGCTTTGTGAAGCATTTCTAACGGCCAAGCTGAAATTTAAATGGTTCTGTAGTGGGCGCCTGAATTTTGCTAAACTTGCAGTTTTGAAGCTCATGAAACGTGCGGGTTGTGTTTTTATTAATTATGGAATTGAGGCAATGGACGATCAGATCCTGAAGAATATGAATAAGTATTTGACTACGGAAATGGTCATCAAGGGAATAGAAGCTACATTGGATGCAGGAGTAAGTCCAGGTTTCAATATAATTTTTGGGAACATTGGCGAGAACAGGGATACTCTCAATAAGGGTGTAAATTTTCTCCTTCAATACGATGACGGTGCACAGCGGCGTACCATTAGACCGGTTACACCTTATCCAGGTTCAGCTCTCTACTATTACGCGATCGAAAGGGGGCTACTAAGGGATTGTGAGGATTTTTATGAAAATAAACATTTAAACTCTGATCTGTTAAGTGTGAATTTCACAGAGCTAACGGATGATGAATTCCATATGGCATTACTCGAAGCAAACACGACTCTTTTGAGAAATTATTATCAAAAACAATTGGATTCAGTAGTACAGCAGGTTCAAGATTTGTATGTTAAAAAGGATTATAACTTTAGAGGCTTTCGGCAGATCTAA
- a CDS encoding HAD hydrolase family protein, protein MKRFVDLTPAAIDLIVYDFDGVMTDNRVLVLQNGTEAVFANRSDGLAISRMKEMGIKQVIISMETNPVVKARAEKIGIPCLQGIGDKLDVLKKYLAENNIDKDNVAFIGNEINDIAAMSYVGFPVVPADAYPEVKNVAKMVLKTKGGYGVVREFFDLIKKVRKI, encoded by the coding sequence ATGAAGCGATTCGTGGATCTGACGCCCGCAGCGATTGACCTGATCGTCTATGACTTTGACGGCGTCATGACCGACAACCGGGTGCTGGTTCTTCAAAACGGCACTGAGGCGGTTTTCGCCAACCGCTCCGACGGCTTAGCCATAAGCAGAATGAAGGAAATGGGCATCAAACAGGTGATAATTTCAATGGAGACCAATCCTGTTGTCAAAGCCAGGGCTGAAAAAATAGGGATCCCGTGCCTTCAAGGTATAGGTGATAAATTGGACGTCTTGAAGAAATATCTGGCTGAAAATAATATCGATAAGGATAACGTAGCCTTTATAGGCAATGAGATCAATGATATTGCCGCGATGAGCTATGTCGGGTTTCCCGTAGTGCCGGCGGACGCTTATCCGGAGGTGAAAAATGTCGCCAAGATGGTGCTAAAAACAAAAGGCGGGTATGGCGTTGTCAGAGAGTTCTTTGACCTTATTAAAAAAGTTAGAAAAATATGA
- a CDS encoding DegT/DnrJ/EryC1/StrS family aminotransferase: MDEGMKNPTKYLGNELKYLEKVLNSESWSATGGNWNNTLEQEFAMKFGVKYAVAMNSGTSAIHAALEAAGVGPGDEVISPAITVIMNSTATIHANAIPVYADVDPKTFNIDPEDVARKITKKTKAIIPVALYGLPPDLDPIMELAKKHNIVVIEDNAECVMSKYKGRLAGTIGQMASYSFENTKHISCGEGGVIITNSEKYAELARKVGGHGFKNLKADEGRVRLNQDVFQNPNYKRHDVLGWNYRLPEFNAAIALAQLERIEDLIDLRIKSANFFVDVMKSCDYLIPQFVPECYTNTYYTLGVVYEGDKSIGVSWEEFRKSYINNGGDGIYGAWSVPYLEPMIVERQFAKRCPWVYENVKYEKGLCPVAEAVQPKIMQFKTNYRDTKLAEIKAAVLLKTINGFRKK; the protein is encoded by the coding sequence GTGGACGAAGGAATGAAGAATCCTACCAAATATCTTGGCAATGAATTGAAATATCTTGAAAAAGTTCTAAACTCAGAGAGTTGGTCAGCGACCGGCGGCAACTGGAACAATACTCTCGAACAAGAGTTTGCCATGAAGTTTGGAGTGAAATATGCTGTTGCTATGAATTCAGGAACTTCGGCAATACATGCTGCATTGGAAGCTGCCGGAGTTGGTCCGGGTGATGAGGTGATATCACCTGCCATAACTGTGATAATGAATTCAACCGCGACTATACACGCTAATGCGATACCTGTTTACGCTGATGTTGACCCAAAAACTTTCAATATTGATCCAGAGGATGTGGCGAGGAAGATAACGAAAAAAACAAAGGCCATAATACCTGTAGCGCTATACGGCTTGCCGCCGGACCTTGATCCCATAATGGAGCTTGCAAAAAAACATAACATTGTTGTTATAGAAGATAATGCGGAATGTGTGATGAGCAAGTACAAGGGGCGGCTTGCGGGTACGATTGGCCAAATGGCGAGCTATAGTTTCGAAAATACGAAACATATATCATGCGGTGAAGGCGGCGTGATAATAACAAACAGCGAGAAATATGCGGAATTGGCACGCAAGGTTGGCGGCCACGGATTTAAGAACCTTAAAGCAGATGAAGGAAGAGTGCGGCTTAATCAGGATGTGTTCCAAAACCCTAATTACAAGAGGCATGATGTTCTTGGCTGGAATTACAGGCTTCCGGAATTCAATGCCGCAATAGCGCTTGCCCAACTCGAAAGGATAGAAGATCTGATAGACTTGAGGATTAAATCAGCGAATTTTTTCGTTGACGTTATGAAATCTTGCGATTACCTTATACCGCAGTTCGTTCCCGAATGTTATACGAATACCTATTATACTTTAGGTGTCGTGTATGAGGGTGATAAAAGCATAGGCGTTTCATGGGAAGAGTTCAGAAAATCATATATAAATAATGGCGGGGACGGGATATACGGCGCTTGGAGCGTACCGTATCTCGAGCCGATGATCGTAGAAAGGCAGTTTGCGAAAAGATGCCCTTGGGTTTATGAGAACGTCAAATATGAAAAAGGATTGTGTCCGGTCGCGGAAGCAGTACAGCCCAAGATCATGCAGTTTAAGACTAATTACAGGGACACGAAGCTTGCCGAAATAAAAGCAGCGGTTCTTTTGAAGACGATAAACGGATTCAGGAAAAAGTAA
- a CDS encoding radical SAM protein encodes MFDIDFYMKSYDFMKDAQAGRIKDKPAALHFLESLRSKEPVVYNIETTNACNMRCEMCPRTTMMTRSIKTMHIDLFSKIVDQLKPHKKEKWEEWERFVQEKYGIKTTDMSENHFFLYVIPKVIQLHGYGDPLLDMNMGAYVKMLADKDFYSYFSCNPANIDIEKTMEMFENGLDYIKYSIESVDDDRHKAIRGNASNFTESYVKILKILDIKKEKGFKTVIVITMLDLNKEWQKEDFSKLKKLFEGKDVYIYMKSEDQQWYREDYHGTNSVHWSEFCKHPWMSMTIKSNGEAAMCMEDFNNEIVLGDAAIESLYNIWNGALYEKFRKDHVAVSKGIKCVEHCDMKLIGEHLE; translated from the coding sequence ATGTTTGATATTGATTTTTATATGAAATCTTATGATTTCATGAAAGACGCTCAAGCTGGAAGAATAAAGGACAAACCCGCCGCTCTCCACTTTCTTGAGAGCTTGAGAAGCAAAGAACCCGTAGTTTACAACATCGAAACAACCAATGCCTGCAACATGAGATGCGAGATGTGCCCCAGGACTACGATGATGACGAGATCCATAAAAACGATGCACATCGATCTATTCAGCAAGATTGTTGATCAATTGAAACCACACAAGAAGGAAAAATGGGAAGAATGGGAGAGATTCGTTCAGGAAAAATACGGCATAAAAACGACTGATATGAGCGAAAATCATTTTTTCCTGTATGTCATACCAAAGGTCATCCAGCTTCATGGATATGGGGATCCACTGCTCGACATGAACATGGGAGCATACGTGAAAATGCTTGCGGATAAGGACTTCTATTCTTATTTCAGTTGCAACCCGGCGAACATTGACATAGAAAAAACGATGGAAATGTTCGAGAATGGATTGGACTATATAAAATACTCGATTGAAAGCGTGGATGATGATCGCCATAAAGCAATTAGGGGGAATGCATCCAATTTTACCGAAAGTTATGTAAAAATATTAAAGATCCTGGACATTAAGAAAGAGAAAGGGTTCAAAACAGTAATTGTAATAACGATGCTCGATCTTAACAAGGAATGGCAAAAGGAGGATTTCTCGAAACTGAAGAAACTATTTGAAGGCAAGGATGTTTACATATACATGAAAAGCGAGGATCAGCAGTGGTACCGTGAAGATTATCACGGCACTAATTCGGTTCACTGGTCGGAATTTTGCAAACACCCGTGGATGTCGATGACTATCAAATCGAATGGTGAAGCGGCAATGTGTATGGAAGATTTTAACAACGAGATAGTGCTTGGCGATGCTGCAATAGAATCGTTGTATAATATTTGGAATGGCGCACTTTACGAGAAATTCCGAAAGGATCATGTAGCGGTGAGCAAGGGCATTAAGTGTGTTGAGCATTGCGACATGAAACTGATAGGCGAGCACCTTGAGTGA
- a CDS encoding N-acetylneuraminate synthase family protein, with product MTKKKLDFCGHSVGDDEPVFMIAEIGLNHNGELGIAKKLIDAAFACNWHCVKFQKRTPEICVPDHQKTVIRDTPWGKMTYLEYRHRVEFGEKEYSYINQYCREKPIFWTTSVWDLPSLQFILRYNVPFIKIPSAKLVETDLLRAAAKTGKPVVLSTGMSTVEEIDEAVAVLNEFARGNFVLMHTNSTYPTPPEELNLLTIKFLKERYDCVVGYSGHEYDLEPSVIAVTLGARIIERHITLDHNMWGSDQFASLEVHAMDLLHRRLKQVSVCLGDGVKRLTENEIQIRKKLRG from the coding sequence ATGACTAAGAAAAAACTCGATTTTTGCGGACACAGTGTTGGCGATGATGAGCCGGTCTTCATGATCGCAGAGATTGGCTTGAATCACAACGGGGAATTAGGCATAGCAAAGAAGCTGATCGATGCGGCTTTCGCGTGCAACTGGCATTGTGTCAAGTTTCAAAAGAGAACCCCGGAAATCTGCGTTCCTGACCACCAGAAAACTGTGATCAGGGATACTCCATGGGGGAAAATGACTTATCTTGAATACAGACACAGAGTCGAGTTTGGCGAGAAGGAATACTCATATATCAACCAGTATTGCCGAGAGAAGCCGATTTTTTGGACAACTTCGGTATGGGACCTGCCGAGTCTGCAATTCATTCTCCGTTACAACGTGCCTTTCATCAAGATACCGTCCGCGAAGCTTGTTGAAACAGATCTTTTACGTGCTGCCGCAAAAACTGGCAAGCCTGTGGTTTTGTCAACAGGAATGAGCACGGTCGAGGAAATTGATGAGGCTGTTGCGGTGTTGAACGAATTTGCACGCGGTAATTTCGTATTGATGCATACAAATTCTACATATCCAACCCCACCTGAAGAATTGAACTTGTTGACGATAAAATTTCTTAAAGAAAGATATGATTGTGTGGTTGGTTATAGCGGACATGAATATGACTTGGAGCCCTCTGTGATAGCGGTTACGCTTGGCGCCAGGATAATCGAGAGGCATATCACGCTGGATCACAACATGTGGGGGTCGGATCAGTTTGCAAGCTTGGAAGTTCATGCCATGGACCTCCTCCACAGGAGATTGAAACAGGTTAGCGTCTGCTTGGGAGATGGTGTGAAGCGGTTGACAGAAAACGAAATTCAGATTCGAAAGAAACTGAGAGGGTAA
- a CDS encoding NAD-dependent 4,6-dehydratase LegB codes for MDLTNQKILVTGADGFIGSHLVEGLLDKGCQVRAFVFYNSFNNWGWLDTFPKDKLDKIDVFAGDIRDPNGVRKAMQGMDMVFHLAALIAIPFSYHSPDSYVDTNIKGTLNVLQAARDTGCKRVLITSTSEVYGTAQYVPIDERHPLQGQSPYSATKIAADRIAESFYRSFNTPVTIVRPFNTYGPRQSARAVIPTVITQLLAGATEIKLGSIHPTRDFNYVKDTVAGFIAIAETQATIGEEINIASQQEISIGQLAREIIAQINPTATIVSDDIRMRPEESEVERLLGSNEKICRLTRWQPAYTLKQGIRETIAWFRDAENLRRYKWDVYNV; via the coding sequence ATGGATTTAACAAACCAAAAAATATTAGTCACCGGCGCCGATGGATTTATTGGCAGCCATCTGGTGGAGGGTTTACTGGACAAAGGGTGTCAGGTACGGGCTTTTGTGTTCTATAACTCTTTTAATAATTGGGGTTGGCTGGATACGTTTCCCAAAGATAAACTGGATAAGATCGATGTGTTTGCAGGGGATATCCGCGATCCCAATGGGGTGAGAAAGGCCATGCAAGGGATGGACATGGTCTTTCATCTGGCCGCACTTATTGCCATTCCGTTCAGTTACCACTCCCCGGACAGCTACGTGGATACCAACATCAAAGGCACATTGAATGTGCTGCAGGCGGCGCGCGATACCGGTTGCAAGCGGGTGCTGATCACATCAACGTCAGAAGTTTATGGAACGGCGCAATATGTTCCCATTGATGAGCGGCATCCCTTGCAGGGGCAATCACCCTATTCCGCCACCAAAATCGCGGCAGACCGGATAGCGGAAAGCTTTTATCGCAGTTTCAATACCCCGGTGACCATTGTCAGGCCTTTTAATACGTATGGGCCACGTCAATCGGCCCGTGCCGTCATCCCCACCGTCATTACCCAGTTGCTGGCTGGCGCAACAGAAATCAAACTGGGCAGCATTCATCCAACCCGCGACTTTAATTATGTCAAGGATACCGTGGCCGGTTTTATTGCGATTGCAGAGACACAAGCCACGATTGGAGAAGAGATAAACATTGCCTCGCAACAGGAGATTTCCATCGGGCAGCTTGCCCGCGAGATCATCGCCCAGATCAACCCAACGGCCACGATTGTCTCTGATGATATTCGTATGCGTCCTGAAGAAAGTGAAGTGGAACGGCTCCTGGGCAGTAACGAAAAGATTTGCAGGTTAACAAGGTGGCAGCCGGCATATACGCTGAAGCAGGGAATCCGGGAAACCATCGCATGGTTCAGGGACGCAGAAAATCTGCGGCGCTATAAATGGGATGTCTATAATGTTTGA
- a CDS encoding LegC family aminotransferase: protein MFEKIVSFIKSLYPTENPVPLHAPRFLGNEKKYLIDCIDTTYVSYVGQYVIRFEDEVRQLTGAKYVIAVSTGTAALHVALLLAEVAPGDEVITQPLTFIATANAISYCSAQPVFVDVERVTLGLDPEKLNDFLTNNGILNSDGRCYNKTTGRKIAACLPMHTFGHPVRINEIIEICQKYHIPVIEDAAEALGSFYKGQHTGTFGDIGILSFNGNKPVTTGGGGMIITDDETLATKAKHLTTTAKKPHPWEFIHDAVGYNYRMPNINAAVGCAQMECFAGALENKRATAQMYNQFFQEIGISFIVEPAHARSNYWLNTIVLKDRQERDEFLAYATGKGTQARPVWTLMSNLPMYRHCQCTSLDNAQWLEDRLVNIPSSVRI, encoded by the coding sequence ATGTTTGAAAAGATCGTAAGCTTCATTAAATCCCTTTATCCGACGGAGAATCCAGTCCCCCTCCATGCACCGCGATTTTTAGGGAATGAAAAAAAATATCTCATTGATTGTATTGATACAACCTATGTGTCCTATGTGGGACAATATGTCATTCGTTTTGAAGATGAAGTTCGGCAGCTCACCGGAGCAAAGTATGTAATCGCTGTCTCCACTGGAACCGCAGCGCTGCATGTAGCCCTCCTTTTGGCCGAAGTAGCGCCCGGAGATGAGGTGATAACCCAGCCTTTGACTTTTATCGCCACAGCCAATGCCATTTCCTACTGTAGCGCGCAGCCGGTATTTGTGGATGTGGAAAGAGTAACCCTGGGACTTGATCCGGAAAAACTGAATGATTTTCTAACAAATAACGGCATTCTGAATTCAGATGGACGGTGTTACAATAAAACAACCGGCAGAAAGATCGCCGCATGCTTGCCGATGCACACCTTTGGTCATCCAGTGCGGATCAACGAGATTATTGAAATCTGTCAGAAATACCATATTCCGGTCATTGAGGATGCCGCCGAGGCGCTGGGAAGTTTTTACAAGGGGCAGCATACCGGCACATTTGGGGATATCGGTATTTTAAGCTTTAACGGCAACAAACCCGTGACCACAGGCGGCGGCGGCATGATCATCACAGACGATGAAACCCTTGCGACAAAGGCCAAGCACCTGACCACAACGGCCAAAAAGCCACACCCGTGGGAATTTATTCATGATGCTGTTGGCTATAATTATCGTATGCCGAATATCAATGCCGCCGTGGGCTGTGCCCAGATGGAATGCTTTGCCGGGGCTTTAGAAAACAAGCGTGCTACAGCGCAGATGTATAACCAGTTTTTTCAGGAGATCGGCATATCATTTATCGTAGAACCTGCTCACGCCCGGTCTAACTATTGGCTTAATACCATTGTGCTAAAAGATAGACAGGAACGGGATGAGTTTCTTGCCTATGCCACGGGGAAAGGCACCCAAGCACGGCCCGTTTGGACACTTATGTCCAACCTTCCCATGTATCGCCATTGTCAGTGCACATCACTTGATAACGCCCAATGGCTGGAAGACCGGCTGGTCAATATCCCCAGCAGTGTGCGGATATGA
- a CDS encoding acetyltransferase, with the protein MKEEIILIGGGGHCKSCIDVIEQEGRFTIAGIVDVPEKKQHNVLDYPVIGSDADLAELIKSYPNVLITLGQIKSPTRRIELLNDLIQMGARFPVIQSPLAYVSPHAQVGEGTIVMHHALINAEAKVGRNCIINTKALVEHDAVIEDHCHISTGAVVNGGVTIGSGSFFGSGAVSKEYTSIPANSFIKANSLIPKNDE; encoded by the coding sequence ATGAAAGAAGAAATCATCCTGATCGGTGGCGGCGGCCATTGCAAGTCATGTATTGACGTGATCGAACAGGAAGGCCGCTTTACCATTGCCGGGATTGTGGATGTGCCTGAAAAAAAACAGCACAACGTTCTGGATTATCCCGTGATCGGCTCAGATGCCGATTTAGCGGAATTGATCAAGTCTTACCCCAATGTACTGATCACGCTGGGGCAGATCAAATCCCCAACCCGCCGCATAGAACTTCTTAATGACTTGATACAGATGGGCGCACGTTTTCCCGTGATTCAATCCCCATTGGCTTATGTCTCCCCCCATGCCCAAGTTGGCGAAGGAACCATCGTGATGCACCATGCCCTAATCAATGCAGAGGCGAAGGTTGGCAGAAATTGCATTATCAATACCAAGGCCCTTGTAGAACATGATGCCGTCATTGAAGATCACTGCCATATTTCAACGGGTGCGGTCGTTAATGGAGGGGTAACCATCGGTAGTGGCTCTTTTTTCGGCAGTGGCGCAGTATCAAAGGAATACACATCAATACCTGCTAACAGTTTTATCAAGGCCAACAGTTTAATACCCAAGAACGATGAATAA
- the neuB gene encoding N-acetylneuraminate synthase produces MNKTFIIAEAGVNHNGSLEMAFQLIDVAVAAGADAVKFQTFKAEKVIAVNAPKASYQKETTDSDESQLEMVKKLELDETAHTKLQHYCKHKGIQFLSTPFDLESIDLLNRLGLEIFKIPSGEITNLPYLRKLGALKKRLILSTGMADLGEIEDALDVLTESGTPMENITVLHCNTEYPTPFEDVNLLAMLTIKNAFGVEVGYSDHTPGIEVPIAAVALGATIIEKHFTLDRNLPGPDHKASLEPDELKAMVQAIRNIEKALGDGIKYPSPSEVKNKPIARKSLVATQPIKTGELFSADNNTAKRPGAGISPMRWNEVLGQVAQKDYEKDDLI; encoded by the coding sequence ATGAATAAAACCTTCATCATTGCCGAAGCCGGCGTGAACCATAACGGCAGCCTGGAAATGGCGTTTCAACTCATTGATGTGGCCGTTGCCGCTGGGGCGGATGCTGTCAAATTTCAGACGTTCAAGGCCGAGAAAGTCATTGCCGTGAATGCACCCAAAGCCAGCTACCAGAAGGAAACCACCGACTCAGATGAATCCCAATTAGAGATGGTCAAAAAGCTGGAGCTGGATGAAACGGCGCACACCAAGCTACAACATTATTGCAAACACAAGGGCATCCAATTTCTCTCAACGCCCTTTGATCTGGAAAGCATTGATCTGCTGAACCGTCTGGGGTTGGAAATCTTCAAGATTCCTTCAGGGGAGATCACCAACCTGCCCTATCTTAGAAAACTTGGGGCTTTGAAAAAACGGCTGATCCTGTCCACCGGTATGGCCGATCTGGGTGAAATCGAAGATGCCTTGGATGTACTTACCGAATCCGGAACGCCAATGGAAAACATTACCGTTCTTCACTGCAACACCGAATACCCAACCCCGTTTGAGGATGTCAATCTCTTGGCTATGCTCACAATCAAAAACGCCTTCGGAGTCGAGGTTGGCTATTCTGATCACACACCCGGCATCGAAGTTCCGATTGCCGCCGTTGCTCTTGGTGCAACCATAATAGAAAAACATTTTACCCTGGATCGAAACCTTCCGGGGCCCGACCATAAAGCCAGCCTAGAGCCCGATGAGCTGAAGGCGATGGTGCAGGCAATTCGAAACATTGAAAAAGCTCTCGGCGATGGTATCAAATACCCCAGCCCGAGTGAAGTAAAAAACAAGCCCATTGCGCGAAAGTCGCTGGTGGCGACCCAACCAATCAAGACGGGCGAACTGTTCAGTGCTGATAACAACACAGCCAAACGCCCCGGCGCCGGCATCTCTCCCATGCGTTGGAATGAAGTTTTGGGGCAGGTAGCACAAAAAGATTATGAAAAGGATGATCTGATATGA
- the neuC gene encoding UDP-N-acetylglucosamine 2-epimerase — translation MRKICIYTSSRAEYGLLRGVIQEIQATEVLELQILASGMHLSPEFGMTIQEIRADGFEPDETVEILLSSDTPTAICKSMGLAMIGYGEALQRLKPNMIVVLGDRFETFCMAAAALVCRVPLAHIHGGETTEGAIDEAFRHSITKMSHLHFASCEAYRQRIIQMGEAPDRVFNVGALGVENIRCMSLMERSELSESIGFILEKPYFLVTFHPVTLEKNTSEGQFQSLLDTLDSFPEYNVIFTKANADTDGRIINRLIDKYAERQPERCLAAASLGAHRYLSAMKYATAVIGNSSSGIVEAPSYKIPTVNIGDRQKGRIQAASTLNCSPDANAIRQTIDRALSPAFQESLSGISNPYDRTGTCVTIVGLLEKIDILGITKKTFHDVRLS, via the coding sequence ATGAGAAAAATATGCATCTACACCTCCAGCCGGGCGGAGTATGGCTTGCTACGCGGGGTGATTCAAGAAATTCAGGCTACTGAAGTCCTTGAGTTGCAGATTCTTGCCAGTGGCATGCACCTGTCCCCTGAGTTTGGAATGACGATCCAGGAAATCCGGGCGGACGGTTTTGAACCTGATGAAACCGTAGAAATACTCCTGTCCAGTGACACCCCAACCGCCATCTGCAAATCCATGGGACTCGCCATGATCGGCTACGGCGAGGCGCTCCAAAGACTGAAGCCCAATATGATAGTGGTACTTGGCGACCGATTTGAAACATTTTGCATGGCTGCCGCGGCCCTGGTTTGCCGGGTCCCTCTTGCCCATATTCATGGAGGCGAGACCACGGAAGGCGCTATTGACGAGGCTTTTCGTCATTCCATCACGAAAATGTCGCACCTGCATTTTGCCAGTTGCGAAGCATACCGTCAGCGTATCATCCAGATGGGGGAGGCTCCGGACCGTGTGTTCAACGTCGGTGCCCTTGGTGTTGAAAACATCCGGTGTATGTCACTCATGGAACGTAGCGAACTGTCCGAATCTATCGGATTCATCCTTGAAAAGCCCTATTTCCTCGTGACCTTTCACCCGGTGACCTTGGAAAAGAACACCTCTGAAGGACAATTTCAGTCACTACTGGATACCCTGGATTCATTCCCCGAATACAATGTGATCTTTACAAAGGCCAATGCAGACACGGACGGACGTATAATCAACCGCCTGATTGACAAATATGCAGAAAGGCAGCCCGAACGCTGTCTTGCGGCGGCCTCACTGGGTGCACACCGGTATCTGTCAGCCATGAAGTATGCAACCGCTGTTATTGGCAACAGTTCCAGCGGTATCGTGGAGGCGCCATCTTATAAAATTCCTACAGTCAATATCGGCGACAGACAGAAAGGACGCATACAAGCAGCCAGCACATTGAATTGCTCACCAGACGCCAATGCAATCCGGCAAACAATAGACCGTGCGTTATCTCCTGCCTTTCAGGAGAGCCTTTCCGGCATATCAAATCCCTACGACCGAACGGGCACCTGTGTAACAATTGTCGGATTGCTTGAAAAGATAGATATCTTGGGTATTACTAAAAAAACCTTCCATGATGTTAGGTTGTCCTGA